Proteins encoded by one window of Salmo trutta chromosome 17, fSalTru1.1, whole genome shotgun sequence:
- the LOC115151815 gene encoding serine/threonine-protein kinase stk11 isoform X5, whose translation MRDGDFHEHMDYLENHLTMDTFIHRIDSTEVIYEPRRKRAKLIGRYLMGDLLGEGSYGKVKEMLDSETLCRRAVKILKKKKLRRIPNGEQNVKKEIQLLRRLRHNNIIQLVEVLYNEEKQKMYMVMEYCVCGMQEMLDSVDEKRFPVFQAHGYFCQLLDGMGYLHSQGIVHKDIKPGNLLLTTDGALKISDLGVAEALHPFAEDDTCCTSQGSPAFQPPEIANGLDTFSGFKVDIWSAGVTLYNITTSLYPFEGDNIYKLFENIGKGHYSVPEECGPLLSGLLRVFFFQECLSMTLRRGSQYNTLDNTSKSSYSLCL comes from the exons ATGAGAGACGGGGACTTCCATGAACACATGGACTATTTGGAGAATCACCTGACCATGGACACCTTCATCCATCGCATCGACTCCACAGAAGTCATCTACGAGCCGCGGAGGAAGAGGGCCAAGCTGATTGGGAGGTACCTGATGGGAGACCTGCTGGGGGAGGGCTCCTATGGGAAGGTGAAGGAGATGCTGGACTCTGAGACACTCTGTAGGAGGGCTGTCAAGATCCTGAAGAAGAAGAAACTGAGACGCATCCCAAACGGGGAGCAAAATGTCAAAAA AGAGATTCAGCTGTTAAGAAGATTGAGGCACAATAATATTATCCAGTTGGTCGAAGTTTTGTATAATGAGGAGAAGCAAAAGAT GTATATGGTGATGGAATATTGTGTATGTGGAATGCAGGAGATGTTGGACAGTGTTGATGAGAAAAGGTTTCCAGTTTTTCAAGCTCATGG GTACTTTTGTCAGCTGCTAGATGGCATGGGATATTTGCACAGCCAGGGAATAGTTCACAAAGATATTAAACCAGGGAATCTACTGCTGACGACGGACGGTGCACTAAAAATCTCTGACCTGGGTGTAGCGGAG GCGCTGCACCCGTTTGCGGAGGACGACACATGTTGTACGAGCCAGGGCTCTCCGGCCTTCCAGCCCCCAGAGATTGCCAATGGCCTGGACACCTTCTCGGGTTTCAAAGTGGACATCTGGTCTGCTGGTGTCACACT ATATAACATAACGACCAGCCTGTACCCCTTTGAAGGGGATAACATATATAAGCTGTTTGAGAACATTGGGAAGGGACACTACAGTGTTCCAGAGGAGTGTGGCCCTCTGCTCTCTGGCCTGCTAAGAG tatttttcTTCCAGGAATGCTTGAGTATGACCCTGAGAAGAGGTtctcaatacaacacattagacAACACAAGTAAGTCATCGTACTCCCTTTGTCTTTGA
- the LOC115151816 gene encoding follistatin-related protein 3-like → MGFLIALFAVTVALSQMFGRYTVNAGMCWLQQSQEQRCDMVLMRGVSREECCSGGRLDTAWSNTSLPINEVSLLGFLGIVSCKPCKETCDGVNCGPGKVCTLKAGRPQCACSPDCTNISKKHAVCGSDGNSYRDECALLMARCKGHPDLEVMYQGECKKSCSNVVCPGTHTCVTDQTNSAHCVMCRTTPCPIPLKSEVPICGNDNITYPSACHLRRATCFLGRSIGVRHYGNCSSVPRKTLALEGSEENSL, encoded by the exons ATGGGCTTTTTGATTGCTCTTTTCGCTGTGACAGTTGCTTTGAGTCAAATGTTTGGAAGATATACTGTAAATG CGGGGATGTGTTGGCTGCAGCAGAGCCAAGAGCAGCGCTGTGACATGGTGCTGATGCGTGGGGTCAGCAGGGAGGAATGCTGCTCCGGGGGCCGTCTGGACACGGCCTGGTCCAACACTAGTCTGCCTATCAATGAGGTCAGCCTGCTGGGCTTCCTGGGAATCGTGTCCTGCAAACCCTGCAAAG AGACCTGTGATGGTGTGAACTGCGGCCCAGGGAAGGTGTGTACGTTGAAGGCTGGACGTCCTCAGTGTGCGTGCTCTCCCGACTGCACTAACATCTCCAAAAAGCATGCTGTGTGTGGCAGCGATGGGAACTCCTATCGTGACGAGTGTGCCCTCCTGATGGCCCGCTGTAAGGGACACCCTGATCTGGAGGTCATGTACCAGGGAGAATGCAAAA AGTCTTGCTCCAATGTGGTGTGCCCAGGTACCCACACCTGTGTGACAGATCAGACTAACAGTGCCCACTGTGTCATGTGCCGCACAACCCCCTGCCCAATACCGCTGAAGTCCGAGGTGCCTATCTGTGGCAACGACAACATCACCTACCCCAGCGCCTGCCACCTCCGCAGAGCCACCTGCTTCCTGGGGCGCTCCATAGGAGTGCGTCACTATGGAAACTGCTCTA GTGTTCCAAGAAAAACTCTGGCTTTGGAGGGCAGTGAGGAGAATTCACTCTAA